From the Amblyraja radiata isolate CabotCenter1 chromosome 12, sAmbRad1.1.pri, whole genome shotgun sequence genome, one window contains:
- the LOC116979084 gene encoding probable alpha-ketoglutarate-dependent hypophosphite dioxygenase, giving the protein MESKATNLKNEYDSNGYLTGIQILDKNQLTSALQNYSALEEKFGKVYTQYNLHNIHLENTWAMDLATHPQVLQTITAVLGPNIILLDSRFICKYPASDVPYKNNVAPFVAWHQDIRYWGFEGGSVASVWLALDDVDQENGVLQVIPGSHKQGLLEHRTSTIAGNMLTSNQEIPEHLIEAEKAVQCPLKVGEMSVHDGLTVHFSEPNFSNRRRCGFVIRYVPTTAYPVDDPDRPRSFPATVLVAGEDNFKHFKNNAPSTFIKTF; this is encoded by the exons ATGGAAAGCAAGGCAACCAACCTGAAAAATGAATATGACAGCAACGGCTACCTCACAGGAATCCAGATCCTGGACAAGAATCAATTGACATCGGCTCTTCAGAACTATTCAGCTTTAGAGGAGAAATTTG GTAAAGTGTACACCCAGTACAACCTTCACAATATACATTTAGAGAACACTTGGGCGATGGATTTAGCCACACATCCCCAGGTCCTCCAAACCATCACTGCAGTTTTGGGTCCTAACATCATTCTTCTTGATTCCCGGTTTATCTGTAAGTATCCGGCCTCGGATGTCCCGTACAAAAACAACGTGGCCCCATTTGTTGCCTGGCACCAGGACATCAG GTACTGGGGGTTTGAAGGAGGTTCTGTGGCATCTGTGTGGCTGGCACTTGATGATGTTGACCAAGAAAATGGGGTCCTCCAAGTTATTCCAG GAAGCCACAAGCAAGGGTTACTGGAACATAGAACAAGTACAATTGCTGGGAATATGTTGACATCCAATCAGGAAATTCCTGAGCACTTGATTGAAGCAGAGAAGGCTGTCCAATGCCCTCTCAAAGTGGGAGAAATGTCG GTCCATGATGGTTTGACAGTTCACTTTAGTGAACCTAACTTTTCAAACAGGCGTAGATGTGGCTTTGTAATCCGTTATGTCCCCACCACTGCTTATCCTGTTGAC GATCCAGATCGGCCTCGTTCTTTCCCTGCCACAGTCCTGGTTGCAGGAGAAGACAACTTCAAACACTTTAAAAACAACGCGCCGAGTACctttattaaaacattttga
- the glod5 gene encoding glyoxalase domain-containing protein 5: MALLRGLLPRAFRYHSAYCQTLVRLNQRNFTSPVQIKGLDHLVLTVKSIENTTAFYSRTLGMQVITFKGNRKALTFGDQKFNLHEIGKEFEPKAHKPTAGSMDLCLITDTPLSKVIEHLKICGVHIEEGPIERTGAVGVIKSVYFRDPDYNLIEVSNYHSDEQ, translated from the exons atggCGCTTTTGAGAGGGTTGCTTCCTAGAGCTTTCCGATATCACAGTGCTTATTGTCAG ACATTAGTCCGGTTAAATCAGAGAAACTTTACTTCGCCAGTCCAGATCAAAGGATTGGACCATCTCGTTCTGACAGTAAAGAGCATTGAAAATACTACTGCGTTCTACTCTCGAACACTGGGAATGCAGGTCATCACTTTCAAG GGTAATCGCAAAGCACTGACCTTTGGGGATCAGAAATTCAACTTGCATGAAATTGGGAAGGAATTTGAGCCAAAAGCACACAAGCCTACAGCAGGATCCATGGATCTATGTCTAATCACAGACACACCTCTAAGTAAAGTGATTGAACATCTTAAG ATATGTGGAGTTCACATTGAGGAAGGTCCTATTGAGCGAACTGGGGCAGTGGGTGTTATAAAGTCAGTCTACTTCAGAGATCCGGACTATAACTTAATTGAAGTTTCCAATTACCATTCTGACGAACAGTAA